GCCCGTCGCTCATCTGCAGCTGCTGCCCCACCTCGGGCGTCACGTCCGGCGGAAACTGCTCGCGGGGCACGCGAAGCAGCAGCTCCGCCCGCACCTCGCCGTACGCATCGGACGAGGGGATGTTGATGGTGCGCTCGTCGCCCGGCGACATGCCCGTGACGCCCTGGT
This window of the Longimicrobium sp. genome carries:
- a CDS encoding FKBP-type peptidyl-prolyl cis-trans isomerase, whose translation is QGVTGMSPGDERTINIPSSDAYGEVRAELLLRVPREQFPPDVTPEVGQQLQMSDGQQQFIVTVRDVGEDAVLLDANHPLAGKALTFELTLVDIR